The Staphylococcus carnosus genome has a segment encoding these proteins:
- the nrdF gene encoding class 1b ribonucleoside-diphosphate reductase subunit beta, which yields MIAVNWNTQEDMTNMFWRQNISQMWVETEFKVSKDIASWKTLTPEEQDTFKKALAGLTGLDTHQADDGMPLIMLHTKDLRKKAVYSFMAMMEQIHAKSYSHIFTTLLPSSETNYLLDTWVLEEPHLKFKSDKIVGNYHKLWAKEASVYDQYIARVSSVFLETFLFYSGFYYPLYLAGQGRMTTSGEIIRKILLDESIHGVFTGLDAQHLRNELSENEKQRADQHMYKLLEELYKNEVSYTHKLYDDIGLAEDVLNYVRYNGNKALSNLGFEPYFEEREFNPIIENALDTSTKNHDFFSVKGDGYTLALNVEALQDEDFIFDDEK from the coding sequence ATGATTGCTGTCAATTGGAACACGCAAGAAGATATGACAAATATGTTTTGGAGACAAAATATTTCCCAAATGTGGGTGGAAACAGAATTTAAAGTCTCTAAAGATATTGCAAGCTGGAAAACTTTAACACCTGAAGAACAAGATACATTTAAAAAAGCATTAGCAGGATTAACTGGATTAGATACTCACCAAGCTGATGATGGTATGCCATTAATTATGCTTCATACTAAAGATTTACGTAAAAAAGCAGTTTATTCATTTATGGCAATGATGGAACAAATTCACGCTAAAAGTTATTCTCATATTTTCACAACATTGCTACCATCTAGTGAAACAAACTATTTATTAGATACATGGGTTCTAGAAGAACCGCATTTGAAGTTTAAATCAGATAAGATTGTCGGCAATTATCATAAACTTTGGGCTAAGGAAGCTTCAGTTTATGATCAATATATTGCACGTGTTTCAAGTGTATTCTTAGAAACATTCTTATTCTATTCTGGATTCTACTATCCTTTATACCTTGCTGGACAAGGCCGTATGACAACATCTGGTGAAATTATCCGTAAAATCTTACTTGATGAGTCTATTCATGGTGTGTTTACTGGTTTAGATGCACAGCACTTACGCAACGAACTTTCTGAAAATGAAAAACAACGTGCTGACCAACATATGTATAAACTTTTAGAAGAGTTATACAAAAATGAAGTATCTTATACTCATAAACTTTACGATGACATCGGTTTAGCAGAAGATGTATTGAATTATGTACGTTATAATGGCAATAAAGCACTTTCAAACTTAGGATTTGAACCATACTTTGAAGAACGTGAATTCAATCCGATTATTGAAAATGCCCTAGATACTTCTACAAAAAACCATGACTTCTTCTCAGTTAAAGGTGATGGCTATACATTAGCTTTAAATGTTGAAGCTTTACAAGATGAAGACTTTATCTTTGATGACGAAAAATAA